GCTCGCCCGCCAGCTCGAAAAGCTCACCGGACTCGAAGCGCGCCTGACCATCCTCGGCCACTTGCAGCGCGGCGGCACGCCCTCGGCAGCCGACCGCATCCTCGCCACCCGGCTCGGTACCGCCGCCGCCGACTTGATCGCCAAAGGTCATTACGGCGTGCTGGTCGCGGCACGGGGCGAGGGCACGCGGCCGCTGCCGATCGAAGAGGTCGCCGGCAAGGTGAAGACCGTGCCCCCTGATCATCCGCTGATCCTCTCGGCGCGGCGGGTCGGTACGAATTTCGGCGATTGATCGTGGAAGCGTTCCTGATCTCCACCGGCATCGTCGCCTTGGCCGAAGTCGGTGACAAGACGCAGCTGCTCGCGCTCGTCCTCGCCGCCAAGTTCCGCCGTCCCTGGCCGATCGTCGCCGGCATCTTCGTCGCCACCCTAGCGAACCACGCGCTCGCCGGTGCGCTCGGCGTGGCAGTGGCCGCCCTGTTCGCGCCCGAGACGCTGCGATGGCTGCTCGGCCTGTCCTTCATCGGCATGGCCATCTGGCTGTTCATTCCCGATGAGGTCGATGAGGAAAAGACGCGGCTTGCCCGCCTGGGCGTGTTCGGGACGACGCTGACGGCCTTTTTCTTGGCCGAGATGGGCGACAAGACGCAAATCGCCACGGTCGCGCTGGCGGCGCAGTTCGGCTCGGTCATGGCTGTTGTTCTCGGCACCACGCTGGGCATGATGATCGCGAACGTGCCTGCCGTGCTGCTCGGCAGCCGCATCGCCCACGCGCTGCCGGAAAAACCGATCCATGCGCTCGCCGCGGCGATCTTCCTCGCGCTGGGCGTTGCCACGCTGCTGGGCTTTGGCGAGCGCTTCGGACTGTAAACCCCAGCGGGCAGGCACAAGGCCTGCCCCTACGGGGCTATTTCTTCCAGAACGCCGGTGTGAATACGACCAGCAGCGTGAAAATCTCCAGCCGGCCAAGCAGCATCGCGAAGGTGCACACCCAGGTCTGGAAGTCGGAAAGAGACGCATAGGTCGTCGCCGGGCCGACTTCGCCCAAGCCCGGGCCGGTGTTGTTGATGCTGGCGACGACGGCAGAAAACGCCGTGATGCTGTCCAAGCCCGAAAAGGACATCACCAGGGTCAGCGTCGTCACCGCGACCATATAGACGAAACCGAAGGCCAGCACCGCGAACAGGATCTTGGCTTCGACCGGCGTGCCCCCGATGCGCACCAGCCACACCGCCTTCGGGTGCATCGCGCGCATCAGCTCGCGATAGACCTGTTTGAAGAGGATGATCGCGCGCATCATCTTGATCCCGCCGCCGGTCGAGCCGGCGCTGGTGGCAAAGCTGCACAGAAACAGCATCCACAGCGGCGCGAAGGCTGGCCAGAGCGCATAGTCGGTGTTCGCATAGCCGGTCGTCGTCGCGATCGAGACGACGTTGAAGGCGGCAAAGCGCAACGCCGTCGAAAAATCCATATAAACGTCGTGTGCGTAAAGATAAAGGGCGATGCAAAGGACGCTGCCGAGGACGACGACGAGATACCAGCCAAGCTCGGGATCGCGCAGGTAAGGGCGCAAGCTGCGACCATGCACGGCGAGAAAGTGCGTCGCGAAGTTGACGCCGGCCAGCAGCATGAAGACGATCGCCACCGCTTCGACGGCTGGCGAATTCCAGTAACCGAAGCTCGCATCGTGACTCGAAAAGCCGCCCAGCCCCATCGTCGTGAAGGCATGCATCACGGCATCGAACCAGCTCATCCCCGCAAGCCGATAGCCGAGCACGCAGGCGAGCGTGATGCCGGCATAGACCGCCCAGAGGCCCTTCGCGGTATGGGTCATGCGGGGGGTGAGCTGCGCATCCTTCATCGGTCCGGGTGTTTCGGCCTTGAACATCTGCCGGCCGCCGATGCCAAGGAGCGGCAGCACCGCGACCGCCAGAACGATCAGGCCCATGCCGCCCAGCCAGACCAGCATGCCGCGCCAGAGGTTGATCGAGGGCGGCAGCGTATCGAGATGGTCGAGCACGGTTGCGCCGGTCGTCGTCAGCCCCGAGACGGCCTCGAAGTAGGCATCGGTGAAGGAGATGCCGAGATGGAACACGAACGGCAGACAGGCGAAGGCCGGCAGCAGCGTCCACACCATCACCACCAGCAAAAAGCCGTCGCGCACCTTGAGCTCGTTGCGGTCGCGGTGTGCCAGCCACCACAGCCACAGGCCGCAGGCCAAAGTCGTCAGAAAAGCCTCGTCATAGGCCGATTCAGCACCATCGTGCCAGAGCGAGGAAAACAACACCGGCACCAGCAAGGTCAGCGAAAAGCCCGTCAGCAGAACGCCAAAGACGCGGATCACCGGGAAGAAGCGCTTCATGACGGCGTCAGAGGAACTGGAAGCCCACCTGTCAGAGGAACTGGAAGCCCACCTGGAACAGCTTCTCGACCTGTGCCACCTCGCGCTTGCGCATGCAGAAAACGATCACGTGATCCTCGGGCGCGATCACCGTATCGTGATGCGGGATGATCACGCGCCCGCCCACGGTGCCGTCCTGGCGGACGATGGCACCGATGTGCGCGCCGCGGATCTTCGGCAATTCGTCGATGCGTCGGCCGACGACCTTCGAGGTCTTGCGGTCGCCGTGGGCGATCAGCTCGAGCGCCTCGGCAGCGCCGCGCCGCAGGCTGTGCACGCGCGCGACGTCACCGCGCCGCACGTGCGTGAGCAGCGGGCCGATCGACACCTGCGCCGGCGACATGCCGATGTCGATCGGCCCGCCCTGCACCATGTCGGCATAGGCGCGGCGGTTGATCAGCGCCAGCACGCGCTTGCAACCGAGTCGCTTGGCGAGCGACGCCGCCATGATGTTGTCCTCGTCGTCGTTGGTCAGCGCCAGGAACATGTCGATCTCGTCGATGTTCTCCTGGGAAAGCAGGGTCTCGTCGGTCGCCTCGCCGTGCAACACCAGGGTGCGGGAAAGCTTGCCGGCGATCGTTTCGGCGCGCCGCCGGTCGACCTCGATCAGCTTCACTTCATAGCGTTCTTCGAGCGTGCGCGCCACACGCAGGCCGATGTTGCCGCCGCCGGCGATCATCACGCGCTTGACCGGCTCGGCACTGCGCCGTAGTTCGGTGAGCACCAGGCGGATGTATTGGCTGTCGGCGAGCAGGAAGACTTCATCGCCTTGCTCGATGACCGTGTCGCCGTCCGGATCGACCGGCTGATGCTCGCGAAAGATCGCGGCGATGCGCGCATCCACGCCGGGCGGCAGGTGCGCGCGCATCGCGCGGATCGGCTGACCGACCAGCAGCCCGTCCTGCTTCGCACGTACGCCGACCAGGGTCACCTTGCCATTGGCGAATTCGAGCACTTGCAGCGCGCCGGGAAATTCGATCAGCTTGGCGATGTATTCGGTGATGTCCTGTTCCGGGCAGATCGCGTAATCGACCGCGAAGTTCTCGTTGGCGAGCAGCACCGGGTCGAGCAGATCGGGCGAGCGCAGACGGGCGATGCGCGTGGTGACGGAAAACAGGCTCCTGGCGATCTTGCAGGCCACCAGATTGGTCTGGTCGGACTGCGTGACTGCGACGAGCAGGTCCGTGTCCTCGATGCCGGCTTCGCGCAGCACCGATGGATAGGCGGCGTTGCCCGTCACCGTGCGCACATCGAGCCGGTCGGCAAGCTGCGCGAGCGCCTCGTGATTCTGATCGACGACGGTGATGTCATTGGCCTCCGAGGCGAGCGCCTCGGCGACGGAGGCGCCGACCTGACCGGCGCCGAGGATGAGGATTTTCATTCTTCTTCTTTGGTGGCGTTGCGCAAGCCCAGGTCTTTCAGCTTGCGATACAGGTGCGTGCGTTCGAGACCGGTCTTTTCGGAAAGTCGTGTCATGCTGCCGCCATCGACGCGCAAATGGTGCTCGAAGTAGAGCCGTTCGAACAGCTCGCGCGCTTGCTTGAGCGGCATTTCGAACATTTCCGGCAACAGGCCAGGCGGAATCTCCGGCGCCACGGCCAGTCCAGGCGCGAGCAGATGCTCGGCCTCTTCGACGCCGATTTCCTCGTCGAGCGCAGCCAGCGCCAGCGACTTCAAGGCGCTGCGCAGCTCAGGATATCCCTCCGGCCACGAATACTGGCGCAACGCATTCTGCGCCGCGACCGACAGGCGTCTGAGCGGCGCCTCGCCGGCTTCGGCGAGCTGCGCCAGTAGATGCGTGGCGAGATCGGGAATCTCGTCCTTGAGCTCCGCGAACGACGGCAAGCCGATGCTGACCTCGAACAGACGGTCGATGACGGCAGCGTCCCAGCCATGCTCGCTGAGTGCGCTGGCGGTGTGTGTCGTCGCCGCGACGAGGCGCAGGTTATGGCGTTCGAGACGTTCGAGCGCGAAAGCGAGGTTCTTCTGCTGCAGGCGCGTCAATTTCGCCAGCTCGCCGCAGTAGAGCACCCCGCCGCTGGCCTGGGCAAGCATGTCGAGCGAGATCGGGCTGGAATCCTGACCAAGGTCGACCCAGGGTTTGCCCGGAATCTGCAGCGTGCGCGCAGAAAGCTCGACGATCGAGGCTGGCGGCGCGCGCAGCAGCACCGAGCGGCTCTTGGCCGCCAGCTGCTCGAGGCGCCGGCGCAGGTCTTTGAGCAGTGCCGAACGCGGGAAGGCAGCCAGGGTGAGTGCCGAGCCGGTTTTCGGATGATGTTCGAGCCCCTGCTTCACCGCAGCAAGCAGCTTTTGCAGGCTGATCGGTTTTTCGAGGAAGCCGACCGCGCCGATCTTCGTCGCCTCGACCGCGGTTTCGATCGTCGCATGACCGGACATCATCACCACCGGCATGTTGAGCTTGCCGGCCGCCGCCCATTCCTTGAGCAGCGTCACCCCATCGGTATCGGGCATCCAGATGTCGAGCAAGACGAGATCGGGGCGATGACTATCGCGGATGGCGCGGGCCGCAGCCGCATTTTCTGCAGTGACGACATCGTGCCCCTCGTCGGTGAGGATCTCGGAGAGCAGCTCGCGGATGCCGACTTCGTCGTCGACGACCAGAATCTGGGACATGTCTGCAGATTATCGCGAAAAATTACGCCGTGCCATAGAAATCAGAGGAGCTTTCAGCCCTGCAAACGCCGCGATCGTCTTGGCTATTCAGACCCGCAGCGGCGGGCCGGCGTGGGCAAAGAATGCCGCCGCCGGTTGCGGTCGGCCGAACAGATAGCCCTGGAAGAGCCGGCAGCCGTTGTGTATCAGCCAAGCGCGCTGCGCGTAGGTCTCGGCGCCTTCGGCGACGACTTCGAGGTGCATCTGCCGGGCTGTCAGCAGAATGGTCTTCGACAGCGACGGTAGCGCGAAGGGTCAGACATCGGCGTTTCTCCCTACAGAGGCGATGGGCAATTGTACGCAAACGCTCGCGCCACCGCCTTCGGCCAAAGGCCGGTTGGCGAGCGTCACGGTACCGCCGTGATCGACGACGATCTTGTGCACGATCGCCAGCCCAAGGCCCGTGCCCTTCGGCTTGGTCGTCACATAGGGCTCGAACGCATGCTGGAGGATCTCGGGCGGGAAGCCCGGGCCGTCGTCTTCGACGGTCAGCTCGACGTTGCGGCCTTGCGAACGGGTCCTGACGATGATGCGTGCCGTCTTGCCAGCGCCGAGTTTTTCACTGCCGGCCTCGCTGGCGTTCTTGATCAGATTGTGCAGCACCTGGCGGATCTGGTCGGCATCGGCCAACACCGGCGGCAGGAGCGGATCGAGTTCGGTTTCGATGCCGAAGCCGCTGCTGGCATAGAGTTCGAGCACCTCGGCGATCAGCCGGTTCAGATCGAGCGGCTGCGGATTCGGCGGCGGCAGGCGCGCATAGTCGCGAAAGTCGTTGACCATCGCCTTCATCGCCTCGACCTGATCGACGATGGTCTTCGTCGCCCGCTCGAGTATCGCGGCATCTTCCGGCGCGAGCTTGCCAGCAAGTTTCATCTGCAGCCGTTCGGCCGACAGTTGGATCGGCGTGAGCGGATTCTTGATCTCGTGGGCGAGCCGGCGGGCCACTTCGCCCCAGACTGCGGCGCGCTGCGCGGCTTCGCGTTCGATGCGCGCCTGGGCGAGCTGTTGCGTCATCTCGTTGAACGAGCGCGTCAGCACCCCCAGCTCGTCGTCGGTCTCCAGCACCGCGCGCGGTGTCAGATCGCCGGCGGCCACCGCCCGCGTGCCTTCGGCGAGCATCAGCAGCGGCTTGGCGAGCCGGCCGGCGAGGAAGAAGGCCAGCGCGATCGCGGCGAACAGCGCCAGCAGCAACGCAAAGGTCAGGGTCAGCGTATAGAGGCGTTTGAGGCCAATGCGACCGAGCTGCAATTGCTGGTAGTCGCGCTGCGCGGCCTCCACCAGGGCGGCGCTTTGCGCGATCGCGGCCGGCACTGGCTGCTCGAGCTGCAGGATCAGCGGCTCGGCCGCGAAATGATAGGCGCGCACCGGAACGAGGGCGCGCACCACGAAGCCGCTTCCCGCATCGCCCTCGACACGCGCGCTGCCCGTGCCGCTACGCGCCTGCCGCAGCTCGGCCGGGTCGGGCAGCGGCGGCAGGAGATCTTGCTGCTCGCTGGCGCTGCTGCTGGCGATCAGCTGGCCGCTCGCCGTCACCAGCACGGCGGCATTCACGCCGGCCTGTTCGCGCAGGCGATTGAGGAGCACCGCCCCCGGCGCAGGCACTTCGGCCAGATCGAAGGCCATCGAACGGCCTTTGACGAGGAGCTCGGCTTGCATCGTCTCGAACACGCTGTGCGCGAGATCCAGTCCGCCGTCGAGCGCGGCCTCGATGCGCACGTCGAACCATGAGTCGATGCTTTTCACCGCGAACTGCATCGAAACCGCATACACCAGCACGCCGGGCAGCACCGCCATCATCGCCAGCATCATCATCAGCCGCGTCTTGAGGCGTGCGCCGAACACGCCTTGGCGCCGATCGCGCCACAGGCGGCGCAACTGGGTGATGACCAGTCCGAGCAGCAGGAGGGCCGCCAGCGCATTGAAGACGATCAACAGCGGCGTGTGGCGGGCGAACAGGGCGGTATCGGCGGAAGCCGAGGTGAGTAGGATCACCAGCATGCCGCCGAGCGCCGCGGCGAGTGTCAAGGCGATGATCATTGCGGCTCGGCGGCGGGCACGAACTGCCAGCTCAAGGTGTGGGCATCGACCCGCCAGTCGTCGTTGGCGAGCGCATCAATCTGCAAGGGCTTCGGCAGCTGGCTTTGATCGAGCGAGAGGCGAACGGCCGCGATGAGCGTCTCGCCTTGCGGCAGGGCGCCTGCGTCGGCGATGTGCAGGCGCCGGATGTGGCCGAGCGCCGCAAGCGCCGCTTCGAGGGTAGCGAAGTTCTGGTAGAGGCTGCCGACGGCGAGCCGATACTGGCGCGTCAGCGCGTGATAGCTCAGCCGGTAATTGACGACACGGCCGGCCAGATGTTCGTCGATCCAGTACCAGCGCTTGCGCTTGATCTGCACTTCGAAACGGAAATGAAGCGGCACGCCCTTGCCGACGGCATCGATGAGGCGAGCGCCGATCTCGACGTCGAATTCGGCATTCACCGCCCAGCCGCGCTCGTCCGGCACCACGGCGGCACTCTGCGGCTGGATGCTGCCCGCCCAGGCAAGCCAAGCGACGAAGAGCCCGACGCCCAGCGCAACGAGCCGTTCAAGGCATTTTTTCCAACAGGGCGTAATAGAAGCCGTCATGAGTGGCCGAGGGCATCAGTTGCAGTTCTTCTTCGCTGCCGCCCGTCGGCAGGCGGCGCGCATCCGGATGACGCGCAACGAACGCGCGCACCTGCCCGGCATTTTCGCCGGGAAACACCGAACAGGTGCAGTAGAGCATTTTGCCACCGGGGGCCAGGAGCGGCCACAAGGCATCGAGAATGGCGGCCTGGGTCTGTGCGAATCCCGCCACATCCTCGGGGCGCCGCAGCCACTTGATGTCCGGGTGGCGGCGCACCACCCCGGAAGCGGAGCAGGGCACATCGGCGAGAATGCGCTCGAAAAGCCGACCGTCCCACCAGCCCGCCGGTTTACGCGCATCGCCGATTTCTACCTTCGCGGCAAGATGAAGTCGAGCGAGGTTTTCCTCGATGCGCCGGGCGCGGGCGGCATCGACTTCCAGCGCGGTCAGCTCGATCTCATGCCGCTCCAAAAGATGCGCGCTCTTGCCGCCGGGCGCCGCGCAGGCATCCAGCACGCGCATGCCGTCCTGGGCATCGAGGAGCCGCGCCGCCTGCTGGGCGCCCCAGTCCTGCACCGAGACGCAACCTGCCTGAAAGCCGGGGAGGCGCTCGACCGGCAAGGGGGCTTCGAGCAGGATCGCCGTCTCGTCGAGCGTCTGCCCCGCACCGCCGGCTTTGGCCAACTGCGCGAGAAATTCGGCGCTGGTGATGCGGCACCGCGCGTTCAACCGCAGCGTCATTGGCGGATGACCATTGCCGCTGGCGGCGATCTCCCGCCAGCATTCCGGATAGGCCTCGGCGAGCAGCGCGAGCCACCAGCGCGGATGGCGGAAAGAAGCCACTTCGTCGGCATCCGCCGCGGCGATGAGCTCTGCGCGGCGGCGCTGGAAATGGCGCAAGATGGCATTGGTCAATTTCTTGAATGGCTTGTCGGCAGCCTCGACGGCCTGATCGACGAGGGTGTGCGCTTCTTCGGGTCGGCGCTCCAGACGGGCGAGCGCGACGAGCAGAAGCGATCGCGCCGCCTTGTCTTTCAGCGGCCGCTCGAGCAAGCGGGCAAGGAAAAAATCGCCGCGGCCATAATCGCGCAAGGCAGTCATCGCCAGATCGCGCGCGGCCGGCCGCAGTTCGATGGGCAGCGCGGCAAGCGTCGTCTCCGGGGTGCGGCCGGCGAGCACTTCCACAACCGCGCCCACCGCAGCGGCGAGCGCCCGGGAAAGCGGCGGGTTGCGAAAGGAAGGCGGAAAGGTGGCATTCATGGTCGACTGCGCATGGTAACCGCGATCTGTGGTAAACGTCGGTCATGAACCCTTCCGCCCATACCCCCATTCCCTTCCCCGGCCGACTGACGATCGTCGGCTGGGGCGCCATCGCCCAAGGCGTTTTGCCCTTGCTGTTTGGCCATTTCGCGCTGCGCCCCGAACAGGTCACAATCGTCACCGCCGATGCCGACGGCATTGGAGAAGCGCAGGCTTACGGCGTTTCCCACATGATCCTGCCGCTCGACCGCGATAACTTCCGGCATGTGCTCGCCCCGCTCGTCGGAGCTGGCGACTTTCTGCTCAATCTCGCCGTCAATGTCGCCAGCGTGGCGCTGATCGAGTTCTGCCGCGAGCGCGGTGCACTCTACCTCGATGCCTGCATCGAACCCTGGGCCGGCGGTTATACCGATCCGCTGCTTTCCCCTTCGCAGCGTTCGAACTACGCGCTGCGCGAACAGGCGAAGGCACTGCACCGGCCGGGTGGCCCAACCGCAGTGCTCACCCACGGCGCCAATCCCGGCTGGGTGTCGCATTTCGTCAAGCAGGCGCTCCTCGACATCGCCCGCGATTGCGGCTTCGCTGCCATGCCGCCCGCCGACCGTGCCGGCTGGGCGCGGCTGGCACAAACGCTCGGCGTCCGGGTGATCCATATCGCCGAACGCGACTGGCAGGTGGCCGAACCCAGGAAGCGTCCTGGAGAATTCGTCAACACCTGGTCGGTCGACGGCTTCGTCGGCGAAGGCTGTCAGCCAGCCGAGCTCGGCTGGGGCAGCCACGAAAAGGCGCTGCCGCCGGACGGCCATCGCCACGGCTTCGGCTGCGAGGCGGCGATCTGGCTCGAACGTCCCGGCGCGGCGACGCGCGTGCGCACTTGGACGCCGCTGGCCGGTCCGCTTCACGGTTTCCTGATCACACATGGCGAAGCGATCTCGATCGCCGACTATCTGACCATAGGCGCCGGCACGACGCCGGAA
This genomic interval from Sulfuricystis multivorans contains the following:
- a CDS encoding TMEM165/GDT1 family protein, producing the protein MEAFLISTGIVALAEVGDKTQLLALVLAAKFRRPWPIVAGIFVATLANHALAGALGVAVAALFAPETLRWLLGLSFIGMAIWLFIPDEVDEEKTRLARLGVFGTTLTAFFLAEMGDKTQIATVALAAQFGSVMAVVLGTTLGMMIANVPAVLLGSRIAHALPEKPIHALAAAIFLALGVATLLGFGERFGL
- a CDS encoding TrkH family potassium uptake protein, with the protein product MKRFFPVIRVFGVLLTGFSLTLLVPVLFSSLWHDGAESAYDEAFLTTLACGLWLWWLAHRDRNELKVRDGFLLVVMVWTLLPAFACLPFVFHLGISFTDAYFEAVSGLTTTGATVLDHLDTLPPSINLWRGMLVWLGGMGLIVLAVAVLPLLGIGGRQMFKAETPGPMKDAQLTPRMTHTAKGLWAVYAGITLACVLGYRLAGMSWFDAVMHAFTTMGLGGFSSHDASFGYWNSPAVEAVAIVFMLLAGVNFATHFLAVHGRSLRPYLRDPELGWYLVVVLGSVLCIALYLYAHDVYMDFSTALRFAAFNVVSIATTTGYANTDYALWPAFAPLWMLFLCSFATSAGSTGGGIKMMRAIILFKQVYRELMRAMHPKAVWLVRIGGTPVEAKILFAVLAFGFVYMVAVTTLTLVMSFSGLDSITAFSAVVASINNTGPGLGEVGPATTYASLSDFQTWVCTFAMLLGRLEIFTLLVVFTPAFWKK
- the trkA gene encoding Trk system potassium transporter TrkA, coding for MKILILGAGQVGASVAEALASEANDITVVDQNHEALAQLADRLDVRTVTGNAAYPSVLREAGIEDTDLLVAVTQSDQTNLVACKIARSLFSVTTRIARLRSPDLLDPVLLANENFAVDYAICPEQDITEYIAKLIEFPGALQVLEFANGKVTLVGVRAKQDGLLVGQPIRAMRAHLPPGVDARIAAIFREHQPVDPDGDTVIEQGDEVFLLADSQYIRLVLTELRRSAEPVKRVMIAGGGNIGLRVARTLEERYEVKLIEVDRRRAETIAGKLSRTLVLHGEATDETLLSQENIDEIDMFLALTNDDEDNIMAASLAKRLGCKRVLALINRRAYADMVQGGPIDIGMSPAQVSIGPLLTHVRRGDVARVHSLRRGAAEALELIAHGDRKTSKVVGRRIDELPKIRGAHIGAIVRQDGTVGGRVIIPHHDTVIAPEDHVIVFCMRKREVAQVEKLFQVGFQFL
- a CDS encoding sigma-54-dependent transcriptional regulator, translated to MSQILVVDDEVGIRELLSEILTDEGHDVVTAENAAAARAIRDSHRPDLVLLDIWMPDTDGVTLLKEWAAAGKLNMPVVMMSGHATIETAVEATKIGAVGFLEKPISLQKLLAAVKQGLEHHPKTGSALTLAAFPRSALLKDLRRRLEQLAAKSRSVLLRAPPASIVELSARTLQIPGKPWVDLGQDSSPISLDMLAQASGGVLYCGELAKLTRLQQKNLAFALERLERHNLRLVAATTHTASALSEHGWDAAVIDRLFEVSIGLPSFAELKDEIPDLATHLLAQLAEAGEAPLRRLSVAAQNALRQYSWPEGYPELRSALKSLALAALDEEIGVEEAEHLLAPGLAVAPEIPPGLLPEMFEMPLKQARELFERLYFEHHLRVDGGSMTRLSEKTGLERTHLYRKLKDLGLRNATKEEE
- a CDS encoding EAL domain-containing protein codes for the protein MSKTILLTARQMHLEVVAEGAETYAQRAWLIHNGCRLFQGYLFGRPQPAAAFFAHAGPPLRV
- a CDS encoding sensor histidine kinase, with amino-acid sequence MIIALTLAAALGGMLVILLTSASADTALFARHTPLLIVFNALAALLLLGLVITQLRRLWRDRRQGVFGARLKTRLMMMLAMMAVLPGVLVYAVSMQFAVKSIDSWFDVRIEAALDGGLDLAHSVFETMQAELLVKGRSMAFDLAEVPAPGAVLLNRLREQAGVNAAVLVTASGQLIASSSASEQQDLLPPLPDPAELRQARSGTGSARVEGDAGSGFVVRALVPVRAYHFAAEPLILQLEQPVPAAIAQSAALVEAAQRDYQQLQLGRIGLKRLYTLTLTFALLLALFAAIALAFFLAGRLAKPLLMLAEGTRAVAAGDLTPRAVLETDDELGVLTRSFNEMTQQLAQARIEREAAQRAAVWGEVARRLAHEIKNPLTPIQLSAERLQMKLAGKLAPEDAAILERATKTIVDQVEAMKAMVNDFRDYARLPPPNPQPLDLNRLIAEVLELYASSGFGIETELDPLLPPVLADADQIRQVLHNLIKNASEAGSEKLGAGKTARIIVRTRSQGRNVELTVEDDGPGFPPEILQHAFEPYVTTKPKGTGLGLAIVHKIVVDHGGTVTLANRPLAEGGGASVCVQLPIASVGRNADV
- a CDS encoding DUF4390 domain-containing protein, with the translated sequence MTASITPCWKKCLERLVALGVGLFVAWLAWAGSIQPQSAAVVPDERGWAVNAEFDVEIGARLIDAVGKGVPLHFRFEVQIKRKRWYWIDEHLAGRVVNYRLSYHALTRQYRLAVGSLYQNFATLEAALAALGHIRRLHIADAGALPQGETLIAAVRLSLDQSQLPKPLQIDALANDDWRVDAHTLSWQFVPAAEPQ
- the rsmB gene encoding 16S rRNA (cytosine(967)-C(5))-methyltransferase RsmB, yielding MNATFPPSFRNPPLSRALAAAVGAVVEVLAGRTPETTLAALPIELRPAARDLAMTALRDYGRGDFFLARLLERPLKDKAARSLLLVALARLERRPEEAHTLVDQAVEAADKPFKKLTNAILRHFQRRRAELIAAADADEVASFRHPRWWLALLAEAYPECWREIAASGNGHPPMTLRLNARCRITSAEFLAQLAKAGGAGQTLDETAILLEAPLPVERLPGFQAGCVSVQDWGAQQAARLLDAQDGMRVLDACAAPGGKSAHLLERHEIELTALEVDAARARRIEENLARLHLAAKVEIGDARKPAGWWDGRLFERILADVPCSASGVVRRHPDIKWLRRPEDVAGFAQTQAAILDALWPLLAPGGKMLYCTCSVFPGENAGQVRAFVARHPDARRLPTGGSEEELQLMPSATHDGFYYALLEKMP
- a CDS encoding homospermidine synthase, whose product is MNPSAHTPIPFPGRLTIVGWGAIAQGVLPLLFGHFALRPEQVTIVTADADGIGEAQAYGVSHMILPLDRDNFRHVLAPLVGAGDFLLNLAVNVASVALIEFCRERGALYLDACIEPWAGGYTDPLLSPSQRSNYALREQAKALHRPGGPTAVLTHGANPGWVSHFVKQALLDIARDCGFAAMPPADRAGWARLAQTLGVRVIHIAERDWQVAEPRKRPGEFVNTWSVDGFVGEGCQPAELGWGSHEKALPPDGHRHGFGCEAAIWLERPGAATRVRTWTPLAGPLHGFLITHGEAISIADYLTIGAGTTPEYRPTVHYAYHPCDDAVLSLHELAGREWHLQENKRIVRDEIVSGVDELGVLLLGHPKGAYWLGSRLSHAEAKRLAPYNSATVLQVTAGVMSGMIWAIENPAMGVVDPDELPYDEMIALCRPYLGEVVGVYSDWTPLKDRAEFFPQDVDVDDPWQFKNFRVS